In a single window of the Heliangelus exortis chromosome 1, bHelExo1.hap1, whole genome shotgun sequence genome:
- the SMIM11 gene encoding small integral membrane protein 11, with protein MVAFNWKALENFPLLMYILAAKTLILCLAFAGVKMYQSKKIEEKLKREREKKLKTEVEKKDD; from the exons ATGGTGGCATTTAACTGGAAG GCTTTGGAGAATTTCCCATTGCTGATGTACATTTTGGCAGCTAAAACATTGATTCTTTGCTTAGCATTTGCTGGAGTAAAAATGTACCAGagcaaaaaaattgaagaaaaactgaagagggAACGGGAAAAGAAGTTGAAAACAGAAGTAGAAAAGAAGGATGATTGA
- the KCNE2 gene encoding potassium voltage-gated channel subfamily E member 2 gives MTEIRNFTWAVEDIFKETFLTYMNSWRKNMTEAADNLQAKVEAENFDYVILYLMVMIGMFSFIIVAILVSTVKSKRREHSNDPYHQYIVDDWSKKYKSQVLNREDLKCVIHENLGAKDKTNPESP, from the coding sequence ATGACTGAAATCCGAAACTTCACTTGGGCAGTGGAAGATATTTTCAAGGAAACCTTTCTCACTTACATGAATAGCTGGAGGAAAAACAtgacagaagcagcagataATTTGCAAGCCAAGGTTGAGGCTGAAAACTTTGACTACGTTATCCTTTATTTGATGGTGATGATTGGGATGTTCTCCTTCATTATTGTGGCAATTTTGGTGAGCACTGTGAAATCAAAGAGGCGAGAGCACTCCAATGACCCCTACCACCAGTACATCGTTGACGACTGGAGCAAGAAGTATAAAAGCCAAGTCCTGAATCGAGAAGACCTCAAGTGTGTGATCCATGAAAACTTGGGTGCAAAGgacaaaacaaaccctgaaTCACCCTGA